A region of Paractinoplanes abujensis DNA encodes the following proteins:
- a CDS encoding AI-2E family transporter, with the protein MPASLNADKTKSALRTTAVLSAQTLVVLLMAYVLLWVMGRAWSVIWPLVIALLITTLTWPIARFLRNRWNWKPALAAGVVTVLFLVIMAGVLVVIIVPVANQSGELADGVVNGIQQVREWASGPPLNFGDDDISQTFDTVVAELQSRASSIVNYTLTGLNTVVSGVVTTVLALFLMFFFLKDGPRFLPWLGRQLPGRLATDVPTVMSRSWDTLGAFVRSQAFVGLLDAVFIGLGLWIVGVPLVLPLAVLTFITAFIPIVGALFAGFVAVLIALVTQGWVDALIVLAIIVAVQQLEGNVFQPMVQSRGLGLHAAVVLLAVTLGGGLAGIIGSLLAVPVAALISVVYRYIREQLSDEPPPPEPEPGPDHPTDPAPDGEQPSMV; encoded by the coding sequence ATGCCTGCCTCTCTGAATGCGGACAAGACCAAGTCCGCGTTACGCACCACGGCCGTGTTGTCGGCGCAGACGTTGGTCGTGCTGCTCATGGCGTACGTGCTGCTGTGGGTGATGGGCCGGGCCTGGTCGGTGATCTGGCCGCTGGTGATCGCGCTGCTGATCACCACGTTGACCTGGCCCATCGCTCGCTTCCTGCGCAACCGCTGGAACTGGAAGCCCGCCCTGGCCGCCGGCGTCGTCACCGTGCTGTTCCTGGTGATCATGGCGGGCGTGCTGGTCGTCATCATCGTGCCGGTGGCCAACCAGTCCGGCGAGCTCGCCGACGGCGTGGTCAACGGCATCCAGCAGGTGCGCGAATGGGCGTCCGGCCCGCCGCTCAACTTCGGCGACGACGACATCAGCCAGACGTTCGACACGGTTGTGGCGGAGCTGCAGAGCCGCGCCAGCAGCATCGTCAACTACACCCTGACCGGGCTCAACACCGTGGTCAGCGGCGTGGTGACCACGGTCCTGGCGCTGTTCCTGATGTTCTTCTTCCTCAAGGACGGCCCGCGCTTCCTGCCGTGGCTGGGCCGCCAGCTCCCCGGCCGGCTCGCGACCGACGTCCCCACGGTGATGAGCCGCAGCTGGGACACGCTCGGCGCGTTCGTCCGCTCGCAGGCGTTCGTCGGCCTGCTCGACGCGGTCTTCATCGGCCTCGGCCTGTGGATCGTCGGCGTGCCGCTCGTGCTGCCGCTGGCCGTGCTGACCTTCATCACCGCGTTCATCCCGATCGTGGGCGCGCTCTTCGCGGGCTTCGTGGCCGTGCTGATCGCGCTGGTCACCCAGGGCTGGGTGGACGCGCTGATCGTGCTGGCCATCATCGTGGCCGTGCAGCAGCTGGAGGGCAACGTCTTCCAGCCCATGGTGCAGAGCCGGGGCCTGGGCCTGCACGCCGCGGTGGTCCTGCTGGCCGTGACCCTGGGCGGCGGGCTGGCCGGCATCATCGGCAGCCTGCTGGCCGTGCCGGTGGCCGCCCTGATCTCGGTGGTCTACCGCTACATCCGCGAGCAACTCAGCGACGAGCCGCCGCCGCCCGAGCCGGAGCCCGGACCCGATCATCCTACGGACCCGGCCCCCGACGGTGAACAGCCTTCGATGGTCTGA
- a CDS encoding GTP-binding protein, which yields MTDSRPRVTVLAGFSSAATAAAARVLLLADPALVLLSHDLSGVRDGVVRRSVRDAARVLENAQTRLVHGCVSCTLREDVLPALVRLARDRPGRDIVLALPAVVEPEALAAACAASPAVSEAVRFDSFVTVVEAASVLDDLSSAERLRDRGLHSSGNDRRRVADVVSRQIEFADTLLVWDRPGNDPFTTGRVDSLLHRLAPWAVHVRVGSTPSINVTALSASLRQRDRHDPGVPGILTRAMCGFPIGIHDPDGEYGVNAMLFRSHRPFHPARLHEALASIAGEALRGRGQTWIASQPDTVIGWESAGGGIVLGGLGRWLAALPEDRWPEANGLRRLAADVGWDPYYGDRQTVLSLVGLNMDVDRTSRRLTACLLDDTELSAGEDAWRTLPDPFAGLLTPATAETD from the coding sequence ATGACCGATTCACGTCCTCGGGTGACCGTTCTGGCCGGGTTCTCGTCGGCGGCCACGGCCGCAGCCGCGCGGGTGCTCCTGCTGGCCGATCCGGCGCTGGTGCTTCTGAGCCACGACCTTTCCGGCGTACGGGACGGGGTCGTCCGGCGCAGTGTGCGCGATGCTGCGCGAGTGCTCGAGAACGCGCAGACCCGGCTCGTGCACGGCTGCGTTTCCTGCACACTTCGCGAGGATGTGCTGCCCGCCCTCGTACGGCTGGCTCGGGACCGCCCGGGTCGCGACATCGTGCTGGCCCTGCCCGCCGTGGTGGAGCCGGAGGCACTGGCCGCGGCGTGTGCGGCGTCGCCCGCGGTGAGCGAAGCTGTCCGTTTCGATTCGTTCGTGACCGTCGTCGAGGCGGCGTCGGTGCTCGACGACCTGTCCAGTGCTGAGCGGTTGCGCGACCGTGGACTGCACTCGTCCGGCAATGATCGCCGCCGGGTGGCCGACGTGGTCAGCCGGCAGATCGAGTTCGCCGACACATTGCTGGTCTGGGACCGCCCCGGCAACGACCCGTTCACGACCGGGCGGGTCGACTCGCTGTTGCACCGGCTCGCGCCGTGGGCCGTGCACGTCCGGGTCGGCTCGACCCCGTCGATCAACGTCACGGCGCTGTCGGCCTCGCTGCGGCAGCGCGACCGGCACGATCCGGGCGTGCCGGGCATCCTGACCCGCGCGATGTGCGGCTTCCCGATCGGCATCCACGACCCCGACGGCGAGTACGGCGTGAACGCGATGCTGTTCCGCAGCCACCGCCCGTTCCACCCCGCCCGCCTGCACGAGGCCTTGGCCTCGATCGCCGGCGAGGCCCTGCGCGGTCGCGGCCAGACCTGGATCGCCAGCCAGCCCGACACCGTGATCGGCTGGGAGTCCGCCGGCGGCGGCATCGTGCTCGGCGGCCTGGGACGCTGGCTGGCCGCCCTGCCGGAGGACCGCTGGCCCGAGGCGAACGGCCTGCGCCGCCTGGCCGCCGACGTCGGCTGGGACCCGTACTACGGCGACCGCCAGACGGTCCTCTCGCTGGTGGGCCTGAACATGGACGTCGACCGAACGAGCCGCCGCCTGACCGCCTGTTTGCTGGACGACACCGAACTCTCCGCGGGCGAAGATGCCTGGCGCACCCTTCCGGACCCGTTCGCCGGCCTGCTCACCCCGGCCACAGCCGAGACCGACTGA
- a CDS encoding family 43 glycosylhydrolase produces the protein MKTRQRLTRWLAALLGAAAVLVVPTPASAATTLVYATFKGDAQADEELWLYQSTNGGTSYSVLADTNFHGPTGVLRDPSILKHNGRYYIAYTVQSWTTNSTYFNVASSTNLTTWTNVASIPSGIANTRFTWAPEFSVEGGTVRIITSVAATTCANCFRPYVYTAQNTALTSWSGPAQMWGLGTNHIDTYVVKSGSTWHAFTKDETSKYIEHWTTTAGLTTGWINRGRLWSSGYEGPSLVRLDDGSWRIYVDRYSTGGGIYTATSTDLTTWTGLSPVSCSGCRHGTAIPK, from the coding sequence ATGAAGACTCGGCAACGGCTCACCCGCTGGCTGGCCGCCCTCCTCGGCGCGGCTGCCGTCCTGGTCGTGCCCACCCCGGCCAGCGCGGCCACGACCCTCGTCTACGCCACCTTCAAGGGCGACGCCCAGGCCGACGAGGAGCTCTGGCTCTACCAGTCGACCAACGGGGGCACCAGCTACAGCGTGCTGGCCGACACCAACTTCCACGGCCCGACCGGAGTCCTGCGCGATCCGAGCATCCTGAAACACAACGGGCGTTACTACATCGCCTACACCGTGCAGTCCTGGACGACCAACTCCACCTACTTCAACGTCGCCAGCAGCACGAACCTGACCACCTGGACGAACGTCGCCAGCATCCCGTCGGGCATCGCGAACACCCGCTTCACGTGGGCGCCCGAGTTCTCCGTCGAAGGTGGCACGGTCCGCATCATTACCAGCGTCGCCGCCACCACGTGTGCCAACTGCTTCCGCCCGTACGTCTACACCGCCCAGAACACCGCCCTCACATCCTGGAGCGGGCCGGCGCAGATGTGGGGTCTCGGAACCAACCACATCGACACGTACGTCGTGAAGTCCGGCAGCACCTGGCACGCGTTCACCAAGGACGAGACCAGCAAATACATCGAGCACTGGACGACCACGGCCGGCCTGACCACGGGCTGGATCAACCGCGGCCGCCTGTGGTCGTCCGGCTACGAGGGACCCTCGCTGGTCCGGCTCGACGACGGCAGCTGGCGCATCTACGTGGACCGCTACAGCACCGGTGGCGGCATCTACACGGCCACCAGCACCGACCTCACCACGTGGACCGGCCTGAGCCCCGTGAGCTGCTCCGGCTGCCGCCACGGCACGGCCATCCCCAAGTAA
- a CDS encoding cellulase family glycosylhydrolase, with product MKRKLTVLASALLAAAASVLFFTGPAYAATGLHIVGRNIVEANGSTFVMRGVNHAHTWYTNRTGSFADIKAAGANTVRVVLSGGRWTANTAADVTNVIALCKQNKLICVLENHDTTGYGEDGAAYTLDQAANYWIGLKSVLVGQEDYVVVNIGNEPIGNTDPGQWTAATVAAIKKMRTNGFEHLLMVDAPNWGQDWTYVMRDNGQTILDADSRKNTVLSIHMYAVFNTASSIVNYLNTFESKGWPLVIGEFGWQFASGEVDDATILSEAVKRNLGYLGWSWSGNTDPVLDMTTNFDATQLTTWGQRIVNGPNGLKATAKQATIFGGTPTSPPPGPTDSPTPTPTPSPTTPPPPTGACSATYAVTGQWGGGFQADVKVTAGTSAIKGWTVSWTYGNGQTVSQAWNATVTSSGTAVTARHVSYNGNLAAGGSTQFGFLGSWNGTNSVPTLTCTAS from the coding sequence ATGAAGAGGAAACTCACCGTCCTCGCCAGCGCTCTGCTCGCCGCCGCCGCATCTGTTCTGTTCTTCACCGGGCCCGCGTACGCGGCTACGGGGCTGCACATCGTCGGCCGTAACATCGTCGAAGCGAACGGGTCGACGTTCGTCATGCGCGGCGTCAACCACGCGCACACCTGGTACACGAACCGGACGGGCTCGTTCGCCGACATCAAGGCGGCCGGGGCCAACACCGTACGGGTGGTGCTCAGCGGTGGGCGCTGGACGGCGAACACGGCGGCCGACGTCACGAACGTCATCGCGCTGTGCAAACAGAACAAGCTGATCTGCGTCCTGGAGAACCACGACACGACCGGGTACGGCGAGGACGGCGCCGCGTACACGCTCGACCAGGCGGCCAACTACTGGATCGGCCTGAAAAGTGTGCTGGTCGGCCAGGAGGACTACGTCGTCGTCAACATCGGCAACGAGCCGATCGGCAACACCGACCCGGGCCAGTGGACGGCGGCGACGGTGGCCGCGATTAAGAAGATGCGCACGAACGGTTTCGAGCACCTGCTGATGGTCGACGCGCCCAACTGGGGCCAGGACTGGACGTACGTGATGCGCGACAACGGCCAGACCATCCTCGATGCGGACTCGAGGAAGAACACGGTGCTGTCGATTCACATGTACGCGGTGTTCAACACGGCCAGTTCGATCGTGAACTACCTGAACACGTTCGAGAGCAAGGGCTGGCCGCTGGTCATCGGCGAATTCGGGTGGCAGTTCGCGTCGGGAGAGGTGGACGACGCGACGATCCTGTCCGAGGCGGTCAAGCGCAACCTGGGCTATCTGGGCTGGTCGTGGTCGGGCAACACCGACCCGGTCCTCGACATGACGACCAACTTCGACGCCACTCAGCTCACCACGTGGGGTCAGCGGATCGTGAACGGCCCGAACGGCCTCAAAGCCACGGCCAAGCAGGCCACGATCTTCGGTGGTACGCCGACGTCACCGCCCCCGGGCCCGACGGACTCGCCGACACCCACGCCGACACCGTCACCGACCACACCGCCCCCGCCGACCGGCGCCTGCTCGGCGACGTACGCGGTGACCGGACAGTGGGGTGGCGGTTTCCAAGCGGACGTCAAGGTGACCGCGGGCACCAGCGCGATCAAGGGCTGGACGGTCAGTTGGACGTACGGGAACGGGCAAACCGTGTCGCAGGCGTGGAACGCCACCGTGACCAGCAGCGGGACGGCCGTGACGGCGCGCCACGTCAGCTACAACGGCAACCTGGCCGCCGGTGGGTCGACCCAGTTCGGCTTCCTCGGCTCGTGGAACGGAACGAACAGCGTGCCCACGCTGACCTGCACGGCAAGCTGA
- a CDS encoding ATP-binding protein, whose protein sequence is MPYGVLGPTLAGRSAATGGARQRALLARLLLDAGRTVPLPRLIDDVYGDEPPAGAVNAVQSGVSRLRRDIPISYDGSGYRLDVERDEVDVHRFARLAAAGRDALRRSDFAAASPLLTEALALWRGEALADVRSAPFAAGAADRLEECRRQAVEDRADAGLGLRPSDDAVDELRTLLAAAPLRERAWALLMRALVAGGRPAEALAVFEEARRTLADELGADPSPELAAVHTAVLRGAPLAGNRLPAPLTSFVGRDEDMSEVAQLLRTARLVTLLGPGGAGKTRLSLEVAARRTGAVLVELAGTGPADVPRAVADALGLRETALLDRRSDGPDAVERLLAALATRDVLLVLDNCEHVVAAAAALAGRLLVGCPDLRVLATSREPLGVTGEVRRLVPGLPADSAVRLFADRAAEVTPGFTLDASTEPAVRDIVRTLDGLPLAVELAAARLPVLGVEELARRVGDRFRVLSRGSSTAAERHRTLRAVVAWSWDLLTEQERTLAARFTVFRGGAGLDAIEQVCGPADGTLDVLDGLVSKSLIERDGSRYRMLSTIRAFCAEQLREPGTVVQTHAAYFRSFAQQADARLRTPDQLAWLDRLDADRDNLHAAVRHGPASDGLRLVAALSFYWWLRGARGEASVLARELLGRVGPVAPDGLAEEYVLCTLNAGLTGPPVPGLHPALFLSGLDRPPAQPFLLYLSAVAAGPPANLQGNLLDVQDALTARLRGSPWSEALAAIGGGWLALFDGHPERSTPEFEKALAGFRALGERWGMMLAQSGIAEMAVIRGDHAAARAPMDEALRLAAELRSSVDLADLLRSRGDARMLTGDDEGAAADFARAMSLAAECGATELVAAARVAEGRLALRRGDASRARDLCLTALAECPSGWYSADGTRLTILLALGRAAEALGDPAEAAGWYRKVAADAGGPDGANAVAEATKALAALDMG, encoded by the coding sequence ATGCCGTACGGGGTCCTGGGTCCGACGCTGGCCGGCCGGTCCGCGGCGACCGGCGGTGCGCGGCAGCGTGCGCTTCTTGCGCGTTTACTGCTCGATGCCGGCCGGACCGTGCCGCTGCCCCGGCTCATCGACGACGTCTACGGCGACGAACCCCCGGCCGGCGCGGTCAACGCGGTGCAGTCGGGCGTCTCCCGGCTCCGGCGTGACATTCCCATCTCGTACGACGGTTCGGGTTACCGGCTCGACGTCGAGCGGGACGAGGTCGACGTGCACCGCTTCGCCCGGCTGGCCGCGGCGGGGCGCGACGCGCTGCGCCGCTCCGACTTCGCCGCGGCGAGCCCGCTGCTGACCGAGGCGCTCGCGTTGTGGCGGGGTGAGGCCCTGGCCGACGTACGCTCGGCGCCCTTCGCGGCCGGGGCGGCCGACCGGCTCGAGGAGTGCCGGCGGCAGGCCGTGGAGGACAGGGCCGACGCCGGCCTGGGCCTGCGACCGTCCGACGACGCCGTCGACGAGTTGCGCACTTTGCTGGCCGCGGCGCCGTTGCGTGAACGGGCCTGGGCGTTGCTCATGCGCGCCCTGGTCGCCGGTGGACGGCCGGCCGAGGCGCTCGCCGTCTTCGAGGAGGCGCGCCGCACCCTGGCCGACGAACTCGGGGCCGACCCGTCGCCCGAGCTGGCCGCCGTGCACACCGCGGTGCTGCGCGGCGCTCCCCTGGCCGGCAATCGCCTGCCCGCCCCGCTGACCAGCTTCGTGGGCCGCGACGAGGACATGTCCGAAGTTGCGCAGTTGTTGCGCACCGCCCGTCTGGTGACGCTGCTCGGGCCCGGCGGCGCGGGCAAGACCCGGTTGTCGCTCGAGGTGGCCGCCCGGCGGACCGGCGCCGTTCTCGTCGAGCTGGCGGGCACCGGCCCGGCCGACGTGCCGCGGGCCGTGGCCGACGCGCTCGGCCTGCGCGAGACCGCCCTGCTCGACCGGCGCAGCGACGGGCCCGACGCCGTCGAGCGTCTGCTGGCCGCGCTGGCCACCCGCGACGTGCTGCTCGTGCTGGACAACTGCGAGCATGTCGTCGCGGCGGCGGCCGCCCTGGCCGGCCGGTTGCTCGTGGGGTGTCCGGACCTGCGTGTTCTGGCCACCAGCCGCGAGCCCCTCGGCGTCACCGGCGAGGTGCGCCGGCTCGTCCCGGGGTTGCCGGCCGATTCCGCCGTACGGCTGTTCGCCGACCGTGCGGCCGAGGTGACGCCCGGGTTCACGCTGGACGCGAGCACCGAGCCGGCCGTGCGCGACATCGTGCGTACGTTGGACGGTTTGCCTCTGGCCGTGGAGCTGGCCGCCGCCCGGTTGCCCGTCCTGGGCGTCGAGGAGCTGGCCCGGCGGGTCGGCGACCGCTTCCGGGTGCTCTCGCGGGGCAGCAGCACGGCCGCGGAACGGCATCGCACACTGCGCGCCGTCGTCGCCTGGAGCTGGGACCTGCTGACCGAGCAGGAACGAACACTGGCCGCGCGGTTCACGGTGTTCCGCGGCGGCGCCGGGCTCGACGCGATCGAGCAGGTGTGCGGGCCGGCAGACGGCACCCTCGACGTGCTCGACGGCCTGGTCAGCAAGTCGCTGATCGAACGCGACGGTTCGCGCTACCGCATGCTGTCCACCATCCGCGCGTTCTGTGCGGAACAGTTGCGCGAACCCGGCACCGTCGTGCAGACCCACGCCGCGTACTTCCGTTCGTTCGCGCAACAAGCCGATGCCCGTTTGCGCACTCCCGACCAGTTGGCGTGGCTCGACCGGCTCGACGCCGACCGCGACAACCTGCACGCCGCGGTCCGCCACGGGCCCGCAAGCGACGGCCTGCGGCTGGTGGCGGCGCTGTCGTTCTACTGGTGGCTGCGCGGCGCCCGCGGCGAGGCGTCGGTCCTGGCCCGCGAGCTGCTCGGCCGGGTCGGGCCGGTCGCGCCGGACGGGCTGGCCGAGGAGTACGTGCTGTGCACGCTCAACGCGGGGCTGACCGGTCCGCCCGTCCCCGGCCTGCATCCCGCCCTGTTCCTTTCGGGCCTGGACCGTCCGCCGGCCCAGCCTTTCCTGCTCTATCTGTCGGCAGTCGCCGCCGGCCCGCCCGCGAACCTGCAGGGCAACCTGCTCGACGTGCAGGACGCGCTGACGGCCCGGCTCCGCGGATCGCCGTGGAGCGAGGCCCTGGCCGCGATCGGCGGCGGCTGGCTGGCCCTGTTCGACGGGCACCCCGAACGGTCCACGCCCGAGTTCGAGAAGGCCCTGGCCGGTTTCCGGGCGCTCGGCGAACGGTGGGGCATGATGCTCGCCCAGTCCGGGATCGCCGAGATGGCCGTGATCCGCGGTGACCACGCCGCCGCCCGCGCGCCCATGGACGAGGCGCTGCGCCTGGCGGCCGAGCTGCGCTCCTCGGTCGACCTGGCCGACCTGCTGCGCTCCCGCGGCGACGCGCGCATGCTGACCGGCGACGACGAAGGCGCGGCGGCCGACTTCGCCCGCGCGATGAGCCTGGCCGCCGAGTGCGGCGCGACCGAGCTGGTGGCGGCGGCCCGGGTGGCCGAGGGGCGGCTGGCCCTGCGCCGCGGCGACGCGTCCCGGGCCCGCGACCTCTGCCTGACCGCGCTGGCCGAATGCCCGTCGGGCTGGTACTCGGCCGACGGCACCCGCTTGACCATCTTGCTCGCGCTGGGCCGTGCCGCCGAGGCGCTGGGCGACCCCGCGGAGGCGGCCGGCTGGTATCGCAAGGTGGCCGCGGACGCCGGCGGCCCCGACGGGGCGAACGCTGTGGCCGAGGCCACGAAAGCCCTGGCGGCGCTCGACATGGGCTAG
- a CDS encoding glycoside hydrolase family 43 protein, translating into MKRRTLFTAAGAAGVGALLRPGAAQAATYTGYAMAYFTESPTMAAASYNVHLAVSSDGLNWTPLNQNNPVADPTQGSGGLRDPFILRRQDGTFVVIATDLNGTDWAYQSQYLHVWDSADLRSFRNYRLLKVHSLATHAWAPEAVWDPARGQYAVVYSAVVGGHNVLMVSYTSDFVTATTGQVFFDPGYDAIDGNFVTVSGVNYMYYKNNTNSTLLGTRSSSFNPGSFSVYTGAIGPGRGVEAPQIVKSNTANLWHMWGDTWSPNGRFFCWQTTDVAGGSWSLLNDRSYTQPLNSKHLGITPITASELSGLLSAYGTPSWRRIKSYNFPDRYVRHANGAARIDVYPFDPYQDQLWTLVPGLADSAGVSFRSVNYPDRYLRHSNYAMVLAANDGTATFRADATFHQTAGLADTSWTSFRSHNFPDRYLRHSGYALRIDPITSSSATTDKQDATFRIGY; encoded by the coding sequence ATGAAGCGTCGCACCCTGTTCACCGCGGCCGGAGCCGCCGGCGTCGGAGCGCTCCTGCGGCCCGGCGCCGCGCAGGCCGCCACCTACACCGGCTACGCGATGGCCTACTTCACCGAGTCGCCCACCATGGCCGCCGCAAGCTACAACGTGCACCTGGCGGTCAGCTCGGACGGCCTCAACTGGACGCCGCTCAACCAGAACAACCCCGTCGCCGACCCCACCCAAGGCAGCGGCGGCCTGCGCGACCCGTTCATCCTGCGCAGACAGGACGGCACGTTCGTCGTGATCGCGACCGACCTGAACGGCACCGACTGGGCGTACCAAAGTCAGTACCTGCACGTCTGGGACTCGGCCGACCTGCGCTCGTTCCGCAACTACCGGCTGCTCAAGGTGCACTCGCTGGCCACCCACGCGTGGGCGCCCGAGGCCGTCTGGGACCCCGCGCGCGGGCAGTACGCCGTCGTCTACTCGGCGGTCGTCGGCGGCCACAACGTCCTGATGGTCAGCTACACGAGCGACTTCGTCACCGCGACCACCGGTCAGGTGTTCTTCGACCCCGGCTACGACGCGATCGACGGCAACTTCGTCACCGTCAGCGGAGTGAACTACATGTACTACAAGAACAACACGAACAGCACGCTGCTGGGCACCCGCTCATCATCGTTCAACCCCGGCAGCTTCAGCGTCTACACCGGCGCGATCGGCCCCGGCCGCGGCGTCGAGGCCCCGCAGATCGTCAAATCCAACACCGCCAACCTGTGGCACATGTGGGGCGACACGTGGAGCCCGAACGGCCGCTTCTTCTGCTGGCAGACCACCGACGTGGCCGGCGGTTCCTGGTCGCTGCTGAACGACCGCTCCTACACCCAGCCGCTCAACTCCAAGCATCTGGGCATCACGCCGATCACCGCGTCCGAGCTTTCCGGTCTGCTTTCGGCGTACGGAACCCCGTCGTGGCGCCGGATCAAGTCGTACAACTTCCCGGACCGTTATGTGCGCCACGCCAACGGCGCCGCCCGCATCGACGTGTACCCCTTCGACCCGTACCAGGATCAGCTCTGGACCCTGGTGCCCGGCCTGGCCGACTCGGCGGGCGTGTCGTTCCGCTCGGTCAACTATCCCGACCGCTACCTGCGCCACTCCAACTACGCGATGGTGCTCGCCGCGAACGACGGCACGGCCACCTTCCGCGCCGACGCCACGTTCCACCAGACCGCCGGTCTCGCCGACACCTCGTGGACGTCCTTCCGCTCGCACAACTTCCCCGACCGCTACCTGCGCCACTCCGGCTACGCCCTGCGCATCGACCCGATCACGAGCAGCTCCGCCACAACCGACAAGCAGGACGCCACGTTCCGCATCGGCTACTAG
- a CDS encoding RNA polymerase sigma factor, with amino-acid sequence MSPAEPRAADQTREFEAFYRAHVDRIYRALAVTLRRDELAQEAVDEAMARAYAKWSTVATLDNPAGWVFRVGLNWATSFWRKLRRETPPIDGLDHPVADATPDGTLLALAALPLPQRAVITCRILLDLSTAETAEALGLSEGTVKSRLSRGLAALRTELSTEE; translated from the coding sequence ATGTCCCCGGCAGAGCCCCGCGCGGCCGACCAGACCCGCGAGTTCGAGGCGTTCTACCGGGCGCACGTCGACCGGATATATCGCGCGCTCGCGGTCACTCTGCGCCGCGACGAGCTGGCGCAGGAGGCCGTCGACGAGGCCATGGCCCGCGCCTACGCGAAGTGGTCGACGGTGGCGACGCTCGACAACCCGGCCGGTTGGGTCTTCCGGGTCGGCCTGAACTGGGCCACCTCGTTCTGGCGCAAGCTGCGCCGGGAGACGCCACCGATCGACGGGCTGGACCATCCGGTGGCCGACGCGACCCCCGACGGCACGTTGCTGGCCCTGGCCGCGCTGCCGTTGCCGCAACGAGCGGTCATCACGTGCCGCATTCTGCTCGATCTGTCCACCGCCGAGACGGCCGAAGCCCTCGGGCTGAGCGAGGGAACGGTCAAGAGCCGCCTCTCCCGCGGGCTGGCCGCCCTGCGCACCGAGCTGAGCACCGAGGAGTGA
- a CDS encoding DUF402 domain-containing protein, translated as MPFTPGQIVLRRYWRDGRNTFVKPMIVVADDDAGLLLWMAAGSEIALMRDADGRTLHDVALDEMRAPALERDRFRDNDILVLMPPGAAYSVWWFFRAGTFHGWYVNLESPITRRADGVDTTDHVLDVVIDPDRGWTWKDDDEFAARIGHPQYFDSAAAAEIRATGEHLIELAEAGAFPFDGTHTRFHPDPAWGPLTLPAPPSASPSR; from the coding sequence ATGCCGTTCACTCCCGGACAGATCGTGCTGCGCAGGTATTGGCGGGACGGGCGGAACACGTTCGTCAAGCCGATGATCGTGGTCGCCGACGACGACGCGGGGCTGCTGCTGTGGATGGCGGCCGGCAGCGAGATCGCCTTGATGCGCGACGCCGACGGGCGGACCCTGCACGACGTCGCGCTCGACGAGATGCGCGCACCGGCCCTCGAGCGCGACCGGTTCCGCGACAACGACATCCTGGTGCTGATGCCGCCCGGCGCGGCGTACTCGGTGTGGTGGTTCTTCCGCGCCGGCACGTTCCACGGCTGGTACGTCAACCTCGAATCGCCCATCACCAGGCGCGCCGACGGCGTCGACACCACCGATCACGTGCTCGACGTGGTGATCGACCCCGACCGCGGCTGGACGTGGAAGGACGACGACGAGTTCGCCGCCCGCATCGGCCACCCCCAGTACTTCGACAGCGCGGCCGCAGCCGAGATCCGAGCCACCGGCGAGCACCTGATCGAGCTGGCCGAGGCGGGCGCGTTCCCGTTCGACGGCACCCACACCCGCTTCCACCCCGACCCGGCGTGGGGGCCACTCACTCTTCCCGCACCACCGTCCGCCAGTCCATCTCGGTGA
- a CDS encoding ElyC/SanA/YdcF family protein, whose amino-acid sequence MIDSVAAAHVNTLVDFCAMRDVDDLTREAVESAAGGPVDVAVLYGGSILAGADVFARIATAGLARHYMIVGGQGHSTDVLRRALAGPDVDARSEASLFDQYLRDRHGIAVDLLEHESTNCGSNVRNTLTQLAAARLPHRRILIVQDASMQRRMDAGFRLHAPDVRIVNYAAHRTHIDLVDGEPAFANPPIGMWSPDRYVSLLMGEIPRLADDENGYGPRGRHFIAHVDVPTAVTDAYRALRAAGAGTPRAADDRWSDS is encoded by the coding sequence ATGATCGACTCCGTGGCCGCGGCCCACGTCAACACGCTGGTCGACTTCTGCGCGATGCGCGACGTGGACGATCTGACGCGCGAAGCCGTCGAGTCCGCGGCGGGCGGCCCCGTGGACGTCGCCGTCCTGTACGGCGGAAGCATCCTCGCCGGCGCCGACGTCTTCGCCCGCATCGCCACCGCCGGTCTGGCCCGCCACTACATGATCGTGGGTGGCCAGGGCCACTCCACCGACGTCCTGCGCCGCGCACTTGCCGGGCCGGACGTCGACGCCCGATCGGAAGCGTCCCTGTTCGACCAATACCTGCGCGACCGCCACGGCATCGCCGTCGACCTGCTGGAACACGAATCGACCAACTGCGGCAGCAACGTCCGCAACACCTTGACCCAGCTCGCGGCGGCCCGCCTCCCGCACCGGCGCATCCTGATCGTGCAGGACGCCTCGATGCAGCGACGCATGGACGCCGGTTTCCGGCTGCACGCCCCCGACGTGCGGATCGTCAACTACGCCGCCCACCGCACCCACATCGATCTCGTCGACGGCGAGCCGGCCTTCGCGAACCCGCCGATCGGCATGTGGTCGCCGGACCGCTACGTGTCCCTGCTCATGGGCGAGATCCCCCGCCTCGCCGACGACGAGAACGGCTACGGACCTCGCGGCCGCCACTTCATCGCGCACGTGGACGTCCCTACCGCGGTCACCGACGCCTACCGAGCTTTGCGGGCAGCCGGGGCCGGCACGCCCCGTGCCGCCGACGATCGCTGGTCCGATTCCTGA